In the Verrucomicrobiia bacterium genome, one interval contains:
- the sufT gene encoding putative Fe-S cluster assembly protein SufT: protein MNSSSDPINLTRDVEAAIIPIGSKVTLQKGEQAYITQSLGGSYTVVVNGNMFRIENKDADALGLQAAASTAATGAPQTQEQLEKEIWNQLRSCYDPEIPVNIVDLGLIYDCHISPLAPSSFRVDVKMTLTAPGCGMGPMLAQDVQNRLLGLESIEDVAVELVWDPPWNQAMMTEAAKLQLGLM, encoded by the coding sequence ATGAACAGCAGCAGCGACCCTATTAACCTGACACGCGACGTCGAGGCCGCCATTATCCCGATTGGCTCGAAAGTGACCCTGCAAAAGGGCGAACAAGCCTATATCACCCAATCGCTGGGTGGAAGTTACACGGTGGTGGTCAATGGCAACATGTTTCGCATTGAAAACAAGGATGCCGATGCACTCGGCCTCCAGGCGGCTGCCTCCACGGCTGCCACCGGCGCCCCCCAAACCCAGGAACAACTCGAAAAGGAAATCTGGAACCAACTCCGTTCGTGCTATGACCCGGAAATCCCGGTGAACATTGTCGATTTGGGTTTGATTTATGATTGTCATATCAGCCCCTTGGCTCCTTCCAGTTTTCGGGTCGATGTGAAAATGACGCTCACCGCTCCCGGCTGCGGCATGGGGCCGATGCTGGCGCAGGATGTGCAGAACCGGTTGTTGGGACTGGAAAGCATCGAGGACGTAGCCGTCGAACTGGTCTGGGACCCGCCCTGGAATCAGGCGATGATGACCGAAGCGGCCAAACTGCAATTGGGATTGATGTGA
- a CDS encoding cysteine desulfurase: MTTEVATPQRKRPAMDWSGLRADFPILDQQVHGQPLIYFDNAATTQKPRAVIETLRRYYERDNANVHRGIHELSNRATAAFEAARSRAAQFINAPTADGIIFTRGTTEGINLVAQAWGDRHLKAGDKVLLTEMEHHSNIVPWQLVAKRTGAKLIFLPITGDIGLLDLNRLDEWLTREVKLLAMTHVSNSLGTINPVAELCARARKLGVLTLVDAAQSAGHRPVDVQEIGCDFLAFSGHKMCGPTGIGVLYGRPEVLDTMPPYQGGGEMILNVEFQRSTWKHAPHKFEAGTPNIAGAVGLRAAMDYLDNIGRRQIAEHDQELGAYAYEKLSKSKGNIRLFGPHIGRAGLVSFLLKDIHAHDVVTVADQRGVALRGGHHCNQPLMRKLGVESTARASFYFYNTTAEIDRFVEVLADIQKFFGV; encoded by the coding sequence ATGACGACGGAGGTTGCCACACCACAACGCAAACGGCCTGCTATGGATTGGTCAGGGCTGCGCGCTGATTTCCCCATTCTCGACCAGCAGGTTCATGGGCAGCCGCTCATCTATTTCGACAACGCTGCCACGACCCAAAAGCCGCGCGCGGTGATCGAGACCTTGCGCCGTTACTACGAACGGGATAACGCCAACGTCCACCGCGGCATTCACGAACTGAGCAACCGGGCAACTGCCGCTTTTGAAGCCGCTCGCTCGCGCGCCGCCCAGTTCATCAATGCGCCCACTGCCGACGGCATCATTTTTACCAGAGGGACGACCGAAGGGATTAACCTGGTGGCTCAGGCCTGGGGGGACCGGCATCTCAAAGCGGGCGACAAGGTCCTTCTCACCGAGATGGAACACCATAGCAACATCGTTCCCTGGCAGCTCGTCGCCAAGCGGACCGGGGCGAAACTGATTTTTCTGCCGATAACCGGGGACATTGGACTGCTGGACCTGAACCGTTTGGACGAGTGGTTGACCCGGGAAGTGAAATTGCTCGCGATGACCCATGTCTCCAACTCGCTCGGCACCATCAACCCGGTTGCCGAGCTCTGCGCCCGCGCCCGAAAGCTCGGCGTCCTCACCCTGGTGGATGCGGCTCAAAGCGCGGGCCATCGCCCGGTAGATGTGCAGGAGATCGGCTGCGATTTCCTCGCGTTTTCCGGCCACAAAATGTGCGGGCCCACCGGCATTGGCGTGCTTTATGGCCGCCCCGAGGTGCTCGATACCATGCCTCCTTACCAGGGAGGCGGAGAAATGATTCTCAACGTCGAGTTCCAGCGCAGCACGTGGAAACATGCGCCCCACAAGTTCGAGGCCGGCACTCCCAATATCGCGGGGGCAGTCGGGTTGCGCGCAGCCATGGATTACCTGGATAACATCGGACGGCGGCAGATTGCCGAACACGACCAGGAATTGGGCGCTTATGCCTACGAGAAGCTCTCGAAATCCAAGGGCAACATCCGCCTGTTCGGACCCCATATTGGCCGGGCTGGCCTGGTGAGTTTCCTGCTCAAAGACATTCACGCGCATGATGTGGTGACCGTGGCCGACCAGCGCGGCGTCGCCTTGCGCGGCGGACATCATTGCAACCAGCCCCTTATGCGCAAGCTCGGCGTCGAGTCCACCGCCCGCGCCAGCTTTTACTTTTACAATACCACCGCTGAGATCGACCGCTTCGTTGAGGTGTTGGCCGATATTCAGAAATTCTTTGGAGTGTAG
- a CDS encoding rhodanese-like domain-containing protein has product MLTADSISAQSTMGEVLRAYPGAQRALFRRYHIGGCSSCAFQPDETLEQVCARHGGLNVREVLAHIQTSHEQDAKLLMSPRELAAWLKQDSSVRLLDVRSREEFEAVHLDGSQLLSQPVMREVLAEGTNSRPLVIIDHQGKQALDAAAYFIGHGLQNVRCLQGGLDAWAREINPAMRRYRVE; this is encoded by the coding sequence ATGCTCACTGCCGATTCCATTTCTGCGCAATCGACGATGGGCGAGGTGCTCCGCGCCTACCCGGGCGCGCAGCGCGCCTTGTTCCGCCGCTATCATATCGGCGGCTGCAGCAGTTGCGCTTTTCAGCCCGATGAAACTTTGGAACAAGTCTGCGCGCGTCATGGCGGCTTGAATGTGCGGGAAGTCCTGGCCCACATCCAAACCAGCCACGAACAGGACGCGAAACTCCTGATGAGCCCCCGGGAATTAGCGGCCTGGCTGAAACAGGATTCTTCGGTCCGCCTGCTCGATGTGCGGTCTCGTGAGGAATTCGAGGCGGTGCATCTTGATGGGTCTCAACTGCTCTCCCAGCCGGTCATGAGAGAGGTGCTGGCCGAAGGCACTAACTCCCGCCCGTTGGTTATCATCGATCATCAAGGAAAACAGGCCCTGGATGCCGCCGCCTATTTCATCGGCCACGGGCTCCAGAACGTGCGCTGTCTCCAAGGCGGCCTGGACGCCTGGGCCAGGGAAATCAATCCGGCCATGCGCCGCTACCGCGTCGAGTAA